In Dyella terrae, one DNA window encodes the following:
- a CDS encoding BlaI/MecI/CopY family transcriptional regulator — MSISEAESVVMEVLWRAAPRTAEDILAEVGPQQGWQEGTVKSLLNRLLKKKAVRAEKDGRRYLYSPRLTRGQYVSQESKGLLDRLFEGRVAPLVAHFSEQHKLSRKDVADLKKLLEELDDEQS, encoded by the coding sequence ATGTCGATCAGCGAAGCCGAATCTGTCGTGATGGAAGTGCTTTGGCGCGCCGCGCCACGCACGGCCGAGGACATCCTGGCCGAAGTCGGCCCCCAGCAGGGGTGGCAGGAGGGCACGGTGAAGTCCCTGCTCAACCGCCTGCTGAAGAAAAAGGCGGTCAGGGCGGAAAAGGATGGCCGGCGCTACCTCTACAGCCCGCGCCTGACGCGCGGGCAATACGTGTCGCAGGAGAGCAAGGGCCTGCTCGACCGCCTGTTCGAAGGGCGGGTGGCACCCCTGGTCGCGCATTTCTCCGAGCAGCACAAGCTGAGCCGCAAGGACGTCGCCGATCTGAAGAAGTTGCTGGAGGAGCTCGACGATGAACAGTCCTGA